A single region of the Azospirillum fermentarium genome encodes:
- the gcvA gene encoding transcriptional regulator GcvA codes for MVRRVSIKAVQAFEAAARLGSFALAAQELSVTPSAISHQVRVLEDQLSVLLFHRIHRSVALTDAGRLYAAEVTAAFARIDEATRTVTTTGGGAILTVHSMPSFATQWLMPRLAAMKSLHPAIDLRLQASVGMVDLTQGAIDVSVRYNPGPPPAGCVMEMFPDDLIVPMCSPALADGLNPIRRPEDLSRHVLIHSEVNIMGWRDWNRRHRKVALDLDRGPRFDRSFMAISAAVDGMGVCLDSLLLAQQELQAGKLVVPFAVPPLRVPGHGFVTLKSTAKLPKIQAFREWLLEELERGRRWQEAYLGSLPGLG; via the coding sequence ATGGTGAGACGGGTGTCGATCAAGGCTGTTCAAGCGTTCGAAGCCGCGGCACGCCTCGGTTCTTTCGCACTTGCCGCACAGGAACTATCCGTTACGCCTTCCGCCATAAGCCATCAGGTCAGGGTGCTGGAGGATCAGCTCAGCGTCCTTTTGTTTCATCGGATTCACCGGTCGGTGGCCCTGACCGACGCCGGGCGGCTGTATGCGGCGGAGGTGACGGCGGCCTTCGCCCGCATCGACGAGGCGACGCGCACCGTCACCACCACCGGGGGCGGCGCCATCCTGACCGTGCATTCCATGCCCAGCTTTGCGACCCAATGGCTGATGCCGCGGCTGGCGGCCATGAAAAGCCTGCATCCGGCCATCGACCTGCGGCTGCAGGCGTCGGTCGGCATGGTGGATCTGACCCAGGGGGCCATCGACGTGTCGGTCCGCTACAACCCCGGCCCGCCGCCCGCGGGGTGCGTGATGGAGATGTTTCCCGACGACCTGATCGTGCCCATGTGTTCGCCGGCGCTGGCCGACGGGCTGAACCCCATCCGCCGGCCCGAGGATCTGAGCCGCCACGTGCTGATCCATTCGGAAGTCAACATCATGGGCTGGCGCGACTGGAACCGCCGTCACCGCAAGGTGGCGCTGGATCTCGACCGCGGGCCGCGGTTCGACCGCTCGTTCATGGCCATCAGCGCGGCGGTGGACGGGATGGGGGTGTGCCTGGACAGCCTGCTGCTGGCGCAGCAGGAGCTGCAGGCGGGCAAGCTGGTGGTGCCCTTTGCCGTCCCGCCGCTGCGGGTGCCGGGGCACGGGTTCGTGACGCTGAAATCGACGGCTAAGCTGCCGAAGATTCAGGCGTTCCGCGAGTGGCTTCTGGAGGAGCTGGAGCGGGGGCGCCGCTGGCAGGAAGCGTATCTGGGGTCTCTGCCGGGCCTGGGGTGA
- a CDS encoding SDR family NAD(P)-dependent oxidoreductase, which translates to MLLSNKVCVITGAASRRGIGRATARLFALHGGRAIILDLDEGQAAEAALELGEAHRGLACDVTDKEACFAAARRVVDEFGRIDVLVNNAGITQPLRFMDIGPENYDAVMDVSLRGTLYMSQAVLPHMREKRAGSIVCMSSVSAQRGGGIFGGPHYSAAKAGVLGLAKALAREAGPDGIRVNSITPGLIQTDITGGKLTDALRAEILKGIPLNRLGDADDVARACLFLASDLSSYITGATLDVNGGMLIH; encoded by the coding sequence ATGCTGCTGTCCAACAAGGTTTGCGTCATCACCGGCGCCGCATCGCGCCGGGGCATCGGGCGGGCCACCGCCCGGCTGTTCGCCCTGCACGGCGGGCGGGCCATCATCCTGGATCTCGACGAGGGACAGGCCGCCGAAGCCGCCCTGGAACTGGGGGAGGCGCACCGCGGCCTTGCCTGTGACGTCACCGACAAGGAGGCTTGCTTCGCCGCCGCCCGGCGGGTGGTGGACGAATTCGGGCGCATCGACGTGCTGGTCAACAACGCCGGCATCACCCAGCCGCTGCGCTTCATGGACATCGGCCCGGAAAACTACGACGCGGTGATGGACGTCAGCCTGCGCGGCACCCTCTACATGAGCCAGGCGGTGCTGCCGCACATGCGCGAGAAGCGGGCCGGCTCCATCGTGTGCATGTCGTCGGTGTCGGCCCAGCGCGGCGGCGGCATCTTCGGCGGCCCCCACTACAGCGCCGCCAAGGCCGGTGTCCTGGGCCTGGCCAAGGCGCTGGCGCGCGAGGCGGGGCCGGACGGCATCCGCGTCAATTCCATCACCCCCGGCCTGATCCAGACCGACATCACCGGCGGCAAGCTGACCGACGCCCTGCGCGCCGAGATCCTGAAGGGCATCCCGCTGAACCGGCTGGGCGATGCCGATGACGTGGCGCGGGCCTGCCTGTTCCTGGCCAGCGACCTGTCGTCCTACATCACCGGCGCCACGCTGGATGTGAACGGCGGCATGCTCATCCACTGA
- a CDS encoding transketolase has translation METDVKGAGPLLSNTSLAERAYRIRRTALRMGAVQGQGYIAQALGIADVLAVSYFHALRYRPDDPHWEGRDRFLLSIGHYAIALYAALIEAGIVPEDELETYGCDDSRLPMSGMAAYTPGMEITGGSLGQGLAVGVGMALGLKRKKSSSLVYTLFSDGELDEGATWEAALSAAHHTLDNLIGIIDVNNMQADGPSMGVLSSEPLVAKWEAFGWFTQRVDGNDIDAVTAAIDAARAHGGSRPRVIICDTKMAKGVPFLEARERNHFLRVEADEWAKALDALDAGRQHA, from the coding sequence GTGGAAACCGACGTGAAGGGGGCGGGGCCGCTCCTGTCCAACACCTCCCTGGCCGAACGCGCCTACCGCATCCGCCGCACGGCGCTGCGCATGGGTGCCGTTCAGGGCCAGGGCTACATCGCCCAGGCGCTGGGCATCGCCGACGTGCTGGCGGTGTCCTACTTCCACGCCCTGCGCTACCGGCCCGACGATCCCCATTGGGAAGGGCGCGACCGCTTCCTGCTGTCCATCGGCCATTACGCCATCGCGCTCTACGCCGCGCTGATCGAGGCCGGCATCGTGCCCGAGGACGAGCTTGAGACCTATGGCTGCGACGACAGCCGCCTGCCGATGTCGGGCATGGCCGCCTACACGCCGGGGATGGAAATCACCGGCGGCTCGCTGGGCCAGGGGCTGGCGGTCGGGGTCGGCATGGCGCTGGGGCTGAAGCGCAAGAAATCGTCGTCGCTGGTCTACACCCTGTTTTCCGACGGCGAGCTGGACGAGGGGGCCACGTGGGAAGCGGCCCTGTCGGCGGCCCACCACACGCTGGACAACCTGATCGGCATCATCGACGTCAACAACATGCAGGCCGACGGCCCGTCCATGGGCGTGCTGAGTTCCGAGCCGCTGGTGGCGAAGTGGGAAGCGTTCGGCTGGTTCACCCAGCGGGTGGACGGCAACGACATCGACGCGGTGACCGCCGCCATCGACGCCGCCCGCGCCCACGGCGGCTCCCGCCCCCGCGTCATCATCTGCGACACCAAGATGGCCAAGGGCGTGCCCTTCCTGGAAGCGCGGGAACGCAACCACTTCCTGCGGGTGGAAGCCGACGAATGGGCCAAGGCCCTGGATGCCCTTGATGCCGGGAGACAGCACGCATGA
- a CDS encoding transketolase family protein, giving the protein MSTATPAAAPVKKPRLTTSAMIASIAGEGQRTKAAPFGTALVELAKTRPDLVGLTADLAKYTDLHVFAQAHPDRFYQMGMAEQLLMAAAAGLAREGFLPFATTYAVFASRRAYDFICMAIAEEKLNVKIACALPGLTTGYGPSHQATDDLAIFRAMPNLTIIDPCDALDIEQAVPAMAAHDGPVYMRLLRGNVPLVLDEYDYTFELGKAKMLRDGTDVLIISSGFMTMRALEAAKELDGDRVSAAVLHCPTIKPLDAETILREAAKPGRLVVVAENHSAIGGLGEAVAGLLLRNGVTPAFRQIALPDAFLDAGALPTLHDRYGISTAAVVRQIKGWL; this is encoded by the coding sequence ATGAGCACCGCCACCCCCGCCGCCGCTCCGGTGAAAAAGCCGCGCCTGACCACCTCCGCCATGATCGCGTCGATCGCGGGCGAGGGGCAGCGGACCAAGGCGGCGCCCTTCGGCACCGCGCTGGTGGAACTGGCCAAGACCCGCCCCGATCTGGTGGGGCTGACCGCCGATCTGGCGAAATACACCGACCTGCACGTCTTCGCCCAGGCCCACCCGGACCGTTTCTATCAGATGGGCATGGCCGAACAGCTTCTGATGGCCGCGGCCGCCGGGCTGGCGCGCGAAGGCTTCCTGCCCTTCGCCACCACCTACGCCGTCTTCGCGTCCCGCCGCGCCTACGACTTCATCTGCATGGCCATTGCGGAAGAGAAGCTGAACGTCAAGATCGCCTGCGCCCTGCCCGGCCTGACCACCGGCTACGGCCCCAGCCATCAGGCCACCGACGATCTGGCGATTTTCCGCGCCATGCCCAACCTGACCATCATTGATCCCTGCGATGCGCTGGATATCGAACAGGCGGTGCCGGCCATGGCCGCCCACGACGGCCCGGTCTACATGCGCCTGCTGCGCGGGAACGTGCCGCTGGTGCTGGACGAGTACGATTACACGTTCGAGCTGGGCAAGGCCAAGATGCTGCGGGACGGCACCGATGTGCTGATCATCTCCAGCGGCTTCATGACCATGCGGGCGCTGGAAGCGGCCAAGGAACTGGACGGCGACCGGGTATCGGCGGCGGTGCTCCACTGCCCCACCATCAAGCCGCTGGACGCGGAGACCATCCTGCGCGAAGCGGCCAAGCCGGGCCGGCTGGTGGTGGTGGCGGAAAACCATTCCGCCATCGGCGGGCTGGGCGAAGCGGTGGCGGGGCTGCTGCTGCGCAACGGCGTGACGCCGGCGTTCCGCCAGATCGCCCTGCCCGACGCCTTTCTGGACGCGGGCGCCCTGCCCACCCTGCACGACCGCTACGGCATTTCCACCGCGGCGGTGGTCCGGCAGATCAAGGGCTGGCTGTAA
- a CDS encoding TRAP transporter substrate-binding protein encodes MKKAFLPLLAGAVLAAAPVALAPAWAQQVLRLAHNAAPGNPKSDASLKFAELVQQKTNGRIKVEVGGSAQYGDDTEALTNMRLGTLAFSANSQGTTSGIVPQFAVLGLPFLFQDLPQAWKVMDGPAGDKLKELARQKGLVVLAFWDNGIRHVSNNVRPITRPEDLAGVKVRTPPDPITVDIFKALGANPTPMPFSELYIALQQGVVDGQENPLMNIYSSKLHEVQKYVSLTGHKYEATPLLASRMIFDTLSKDDQKAVMDAAAEAGVFNRTASQKADADLRGTMEAAGVKFNTVDPAPFAAKTQSVYAKWEAEYPDLVKLVRKEAAAARN; translated from the coding sequence ATGAAGAAGGCTTTTCTGCCGCTGCTGGCCGGCGCCGTCCTGGCCGCCGCCCCCGTGGCCCTGGCACCGGCGTGGGCGCAGCAGGTGCTGCGTCTGGCCCACAACGCCGCACCGGGCAACCCGAAATCCGACGCCTCCCTGAAATTCGCCGAGCTTGTGCAGCAGAAGACCAACGGGCGCATCAAGGTGGAGGTGGGCGGCAGCGCCCAGTACGGCGACGATACCGAAGCGCTGACCAACATGCGTCTGGGCACGCTGGCGTTCAGCGCCAATTCCCAGGGCACCACGTCGGGCATCGTGCCGCAGTTCGCGGTGCTGGGCCTGCCCTTCCTGTTCCAGGATCTGCCGCAGGCGTGGAAGGTGATGGACGGCCCCGCCGGCGACAAGCTGAAGGAACTGGCGCGGCAAAAGGGTCTGGTGGTCCTGGCGTTCTGGGACAACGGCATCCGCCACGTGTCCAACAACGTGCGCCCCATCACCAGGCCCGAGGATCTGGCCGGGGTAAAGGTCCGCACGCCCCCCGATCCCATCACGGTGGACATCTTCAAGGCGCTGGGCGCCAACCCCACGCCCATGCCCTTCTCCGAACTCTACATCGCGCTTCAGCAGGGCGTGGTGGACGGGCAGGAGAACCCGCTGATGAACATCTATTCGTCCAAGCTGCACGAGGTGCAGAAGTACGTCTCCCTGACCGGCCACAAGTATGAAGCGACCCCGCTGCTGGCGAGCCGGATGATCTTCGACACCCTGTCGAAGGACGATCAGAAGGCGGTCATGGACGCGGCGGCGGAGGCCGGAGTCTTCAACCGCACCGCCTCGCAGAAGGCCGACGCCGACCTGCGCGGCACGATGGAAGCGGCGGGCGTGAAATTCAACACCGTCGATCCCGCCCCCTTCGCCGCCAAGACCCAGAGCGTCTATGCCAAGTGGGAGGCCGAGTATCCCGATCTGGTCAAGCTGGTGCGCAAGGAAGCCGCCGCCGCCAGGAACTGA
- a CDS encoding TRAP transporter small permease: MMLSHDREDGVAGVPATLLHAADTAIAVTAATAAILSLVLLFLSLMAEVIVRYLTTQGLGWPSEMPNILFPWLVMGGVVLAAQHGAHISVTLTLDLLGRPMARALLLAMQAVVAATFFYLTYMGFAVLEITGSEVFPVTGISSRWAYLALIAGFAGVGLTAVITFLRLLSADDPRAVRATNPEDEV, translated from the coding sequence ATGATGCTGTCCCATGACCGGGAGGATGGTGTGGCGGGGGTTCCCGCCACACTCCTCCACGCAGCGGACACGGCCATCGCCGTGACCGCCGCCACCGCCGCCATCCTGTCCCTGGTGCTGCTGTTCCTGTCGCTGATGGCCGAAGTGATCGTGCGCTATCTGACGACCCAGGGGCTGGGGTGGCCGTCGGAAATGCCCAACATCCTGTTTCCCTGGCTGGTGATGGGCGGCGTGGTGCTGGCCGCCCAGCACGGCGCCCACATCTCGGTCACGCTGACGCTGGACCTGCTCGGCCGGCCCATGGCCCGCGCCCTGCTGCTGGCGATGCAGGCGGTGGTGGCCGCCACCTTCTTCTACCTCACCTACATGGGCTTCGCCGTGCTGGAGATCACCGGCTCGGAGGTGTTCCCGGTCACCGGCATCTCATCGCGCTGGGCCTATCTGGCGCTGATCGCCGGTTTTGCCGGGGTGGGGCTGACGGCGGTCATCACCTTCCTGCGCCTGCTGAGCGCCGACGATCCCCGCGCCGTGCGCGCCACCAACCCGGAGGACGAGGTATGA
- a CDS encoding TRAP transporter large permease, protein MTLIMVGVFGVLLLLAFPVGYALIISSGAAVMTVGAVPTVISVVKLFQPTQSFPLLAIPFFVLSGALMMSGTLGQRLVRFAAALVGKYPGGLAQVTVVGSTIFGGVSGSAVAEASALGSMLIPWQKREGYPAAFGAATTAASSVIAGLIPPSIPLILFAAVSNASIASLFLAGILPGLMLAAGMMMVCYVSGRLRNFPRLQSGGGWRALAHTTVAALPALLMPAFILILLRFGIATPTEVSVIAVAYALLVSALIYRDLTVKRVMAALTGTVITTGVVMLVIAASNLVGYVLIMEAIPNAVADYARTVLKEPWLIILAMNLIMLVVGMFLDLPAAILLLGPTFVAVGHTIGLDLIQLGVMMAVNLSIGLFTPPIGTTLFVSAAISREPIGAIVRELWPFYLVALTVLFLMSYIPAFTLY, encoded by the coding sequence ATGACCCTCATCATGGTCGGTGTCTTCGGGGTTCTGCTGCTGCTGGCCTTCCCCGTGGGCTATGCCCTGATCATCAGCTCCGGTGCCGCGGTGATGACCGTGGGCGCGGTGCCGACGGTGATTTCGGTGGTGAAGCTGTTCCAGCCGACGCAGAGCTTCCCCCTGCTCGCCATCCCGTTCTTCGTGCTGTCGGGGGCGCTGATGATGAGCGGCACGCTGGGGCAGCGGCTGGTGCGCTTCGCCGCCGCCCTGGTGGGCAAGTATCCCGGCGGTCTGGCACAGGTGACGGTGGTGGGGTCCACCATCTTCGGCGGGGTGTCGGGATCGGCGGTGGCCGAAGCCTCGGCGCTGGGGTCCATGCTGATCCCGTGGCAGAAGCGCGAGGGGTATCCCGCGGCCTTCGGCGCCGCCACCACCGCCGCGTCGTCGGTGATCGCCGGGCTGATCCCGCCGTCGATCCCGCTGATCCTGTTCGCCGCGGTGTCCAACGCCTCCATCGCGTCGCTGTTCCTGGCCGGCATCCTGCCGGGGCTGATGCTGGCGGCGGGCATGATGATGGTGTGCTACGTCAGCGGCCGTCTGCGCAACTTCCCCCGGCTGCAAAGCGGGGGCGGGTGGCGTGCCCTGGCCCACACCACGGTGGCCGCACTGCCGGCGCTGCTGATGCCGGCGTTCATCCTGATCCTGCTGCGCTTCGGCATCGCCACCCCGACCGAGGTGAGCGTGATCGCCGTCGCCTATGCCCTGCTGGTCAGCGCGCTCATCTACCGCGACCTGACCGTCAAGCGGGTGATGGCGGCGCTGACCGGCACGGTCATCACCACCGGCGTGGTGATGCTGGTGATCGCCGCCTCCAATCTGGTGGGCTACGTGCTGATCATGGAGGCCATCCCCAACGCGGTGGCCGACTACGCCCGCACGGTGCTGAAGGAGCCGTGGCTGATCATCCTGGCCATGAACCTGATCATGCTGGTGGTGGGCATGTTCCTCGACCTGCCGGCGGCCATCCTGCTGCTGGGGCCGACCTTCGTGGCGGTGGGGCACACCATCGGGCTGGATCTGATCCAGTTGGGCGTGATGATGGCGGTGAACCTCAGCATCGGGCTGTTCACCCCGCCCATCGGCACCACGCTGTTCGTGTCGGCGGCGATTTCCCGCGAACCCATCGGGGCCATCGTGCGCGAGCTGTGGCCGTTCTATCTGGTGGCGCTGACCGTGCTGTTCCTGATGTCCTACATCCCCGCCTTCACGCTGTATTGA